The nucleotide sequence GCTGATCGCCGCGCACGGCAACTCGCTGCGCGCGCTGGTCAAGCACCTGGACGGCATCTCGGACGAGGACATCGCGGGCCTGAACATCCCGACGGGCATCCCGCTGGTCTACGAGCTGGACCAGAACTTCAAGCCGATCACCGCGAACGGCCGCTACCTCGACCCGGAGGCCGCCGCGGCCGGCGCCGCCGCCGTGGCCGCCCAGGGCTCCGCGCACTGACGCGCCCGACGACGACGGGCCGGGCCCCCGCTCGGGGGCCCGGCCCGTGACGGCGGGGACGTCAGGAGCCGGTGGCGTCCGGGCGGTGGGTCGCCCACTCGCCCGTGACGAGATAGCGCACCTTGGCGGCCACGGACAGGCCGTGGTCCGTGAACCGCTCGAGGTAGCGGGAGGCCAGCGTGACGTCCGTGGTGGTGGCCGGCGTCGCGCTCCAGTCCGGGGCGGCGATCGCGCGGAAGACGGACACGTGCAGCGCGTTGACGTCCTCGTTGAGGGCGTCGATCCGGTCCCCGTGCGCCAGGTCCTGGGTTTCGAGCAGCAGGACGACCTCCTCGGCCACCTCCACGGCGGCGTCGCACATCGCGGTGAACACGGTCCGGACCGGTTCCGGGATGACGTGCTCGGGGTAGCGCAGCCGGGTCAGCTGGGCCACGTGGCGGGCGAGGTCGCCCATGCGCTCGAGCGAGGAGCTCATCCGCAGCGTGGCGACGACGGTGCGCAGGTCCGTGGCCACGGGCGCCTGCAGCGCCAGGATGCGCACGGCCTGCTCGTCGAGGGACTCCTGCAGCTGGTCGATCCGCGCGTCCTCCGAGATGACCCGTTCGGCGCCGTGCACGTCGGCCGCCTCGAGGGCGGCCTGCGCGTCCATCACGGCGCGGTGCACGAGGCGGGCGATCTCGGTCAGGTCGCGGCCCAGCCGTTCGAGGTCGGCTCGGTAGAGCTCGCGCATGGTCTCCTCTCCCCGGCGACGCCCGTGCGCCGCCGACCCCGAGTCCGCGGGGCAGCGGCCCATCCTGGCAGGGCAAGATGAACGGCCCATGAACGCCGATCGTCCGGCGTCTGGCGAGGCCTGGGCAGCCCGTCTC is from Micrococcus luteus NCTC 2665 and encodes:
- the phoU gene encoding phosphate signaling complex protein PhoU, which codes for MRELYRADLERLGRDLTEIARLVHRAVMDAQAALEAADVHGAERVISEDARIDQLQESLDEQAVRILALQAPVATDLRTVVATLRMSSSLERMGDLARHVAQLTRLRYPEHVIPEPVRTVFTAMCDAAVEVAEEVVLLLETQDLAHGDRIDALNEDVNALHVSVFRAIAAPDWSATPATTTDVTLASRYLERFTDHGLSVAAKVRYLVTGEWATHRPDATGS